The nucleotide window CATCATTTACCAAATCCATTCAAATGCTAGCTACATACTACCTTCGGGATATAATCATGATCAACGTTCCCACCACATAGAAGGATGACACTGGTTTGGCCGGTCAATTTCTCAGCGACTTTATTGAATCCTGCAAGAGCAAGCGCCGCAGAGCCCTCGACGATAATGTTCTCCTGAGCAGCAAGAGCCTTCACGAATCTCAGGATCTCTGCTTCGTTGCACTCAATAACGTAGTCCACGACCGCGTTTGCGAGAGGAAGCGTTATCGTGTTTTGGTCAATACCGCCGGCCACAGCCTCGGCCAGGGTAGGGAAATGATCCGTTTCAACGACATGACCAGCCATTAGAGAGGCTGCCAACGCTTTGGAATTGCTGGCGGAGACTCCATATATCTTCGTCTTGGGGGAGAAAGATTTGAGAACAGATCCGACACCGCTGAGAagcccaccaccgcccatgGAAATGAAGATGTTATCTATTTCGTCCAGCTGCTCAAGGATTTCAAGTCCGATTGTTCCTTGTCCGGCAATCACTTCAGCGTCGTTGTACGGCGAGATATAAGTGTAGGAACCCGACGAAGCAAGCTGCTGCGCGTGCCGTTCAGCCAGACCGGTCTCCGCACCATGCAGGATCACGTCGACACCGAACGACTTAATATTTTCCAACTTTGTCTGCACCACTGTCTCGGGAAGGACGACGGTAAGGTTCTTTGCGAGCACTCTGGCGGCAAAACTGGCACCGATGCCGTGGTTACCTGACGATGCTGTGATCAGAGGCCCCTGTGCTGATGGGGACGACAGTTTAGAAAGTGCCCCTCGTATTTTGAAAGACCCTGTTAGTTGAAAATTTTCTGCTTTAAACAGAACCTTTGCGTCCTGATCATGACCGATTCGTCTGGCTGGTATTAGAGGGGTTTTGTAGATGTGATGGCGAATGCGTCTCCTGGCTTGAATGGCGTTAGCCGCAATCTCCTGAAGTGAAATTtgcatgatggatgatgtccAGATTGGATtaggtgaagatgatgtcgggTTGTTTGAGGGACGGCCAAGGGATGCCATTAATTGATAAAATACTCCACCGCTGTGAGTCACCCCTTCCTGGTCCCTGTCTGCGGTGCGAAGGACTTAGCTTTATCAATGGGAGGTGacatttaatataatttaatttctaagTGCATTAGGATATTTAAGTCTAGTACATCCCTGATATCCACGACATCCCCGGATAGGACAGTTGAAATCTGGCGGTGGCGCTCGTACGCGGGGTCCAACTACAGAAAGCGGTAAATCTACAGGTAGAGCATAGGCACGTGAAGTTGCACGGACTGCGGGCTGTCTTCGTAGAGCCTGTATGGTAGCCCGCAGAATGTGTGTGTGGATCGCGGTGGTTTGCAGTGCGGAAAGGGGCCTGCAGACCCGTGCAGGTTGTTTTGTTGTCCCCTGGGTTGTACTCAACCTGCACCGAGCGCTCCCTAGCAATAGATATAGAAGACGCCTTTCTTGTATTGTTTTAAGGTTTCTGCTTGAGATCCTTGTAGCTTCCGAGTATTTGATTCCTACTTTTAGGGAAGTGACTGTATAGCTGGTCTCCTCTACAGAGAGATTATATCTACCACTCTCAATTTCTAGTTGTGACTTGGTATAGCGGCCATTTTTGAGCCGGATGTAGGATTCTGCATACCGCACCTTTCAATTCCAGAGACATGTCTATCCAGAACATCTCGGATTGTAGTCATCGTACCCTCTCAACATAATCTAGGATCACTGAGTAGCGGCCTTGATGGCAACTGCCACATGGTCTGGCGCTGTATAAAAAGGACTGTGAGATGCATCCACAAGGTGAGTTTGAATCTGGATCCCTTtagcaacctcctccaccatcgTTTTCTGCACTGAGAGTGGGATGGCCTCGTCCCTCAAACAATAGAGGTACGTGGACGGAACATGCTTCCAAGCCGCGAAGGTAATGTTGCTATGAAAAGTCTGGTAACTATGCGGTTTTAGTGCTTCGACAGCCCTTTTTGCATCAACTTCATTCATGTCGTTGTAGAATGTTTCTCTGGGGGTAGCCGGTGTCACAAGCAATCCATCGTCCGAGACTTGGAACCAAGGGAGATCATCGCCGCCAAAAGAACTAATCAATGATTTCCCCTCCGGAACGATAAACGAACAGCAAAAGAAGAGATGAACGACACCCCCTGGTTGACCCTGGCGCTGTCGAGATGCCCAGTCTAAGCCACGAATTGCCTCGCAGCCTGGAAGCCCACCGTACGAGTGCATCACGACCACCACTCGTTGGCCAGCTTTGACAGCACTCTCGATCTGTTCCCTGATCTGAAGGACATCTTCCAAGAAATCGGAATGTGGCTTGTTAGGACCAACAGAGGGCAAGTGAACGACGTCTGTGTTGTAACCGTCGGCTTCCAGCCGTTGAGTCACTTTGGCGAAACAATGAGGGTTGTGCCACGCACCAGGGATGAAGATAATTGTTGTTGATACAGCCATGAAGAGAGTTTGCTATAGCGTCTTGTTGTAGCTGAGGAAAAAGCGAGGTGATGACAGAATGAGGCAACCTGCGTCCAAACCTGGCTCCATACAACCTTTTTTATGTACGTTTGGTGAAGCTAGAGGCCATGCGGTCTCAGTCGTATGGGCCCGCCCAATGGTACCGGTAACTTGTAACTTGCTGGCGGAAATAAACCTTGAGGTCTTGTCCATGGAAGGCATGAGGCTGACTAGAAATTGTTGAGCACCCCTCGCCGCTTAACAGACGTGAAACTACGCCCCACTCCGCACGTACAGCCGCACCTATGCACCTCGGCGGAGCTGATGTCAACGAATCATTACTGACGCCGCATGTAGTTGTGTAGTCTACGGGCAACGGGTTCCGTCGGAACGCCATAATATACGAGCCTCATCCATGTTCATGTTCCGACAACAAGAAGTGGAACAGCCCAAGACAATGGCAGATATAGTAGTTTCATCATACGTAGCAAATAGCGTGAACCCGTCATGTTCGCATGTCGATTAGTGTCGCATCCTGTCGTATCAACAATCGCCCGCCGATACCGCTTATGAGAACAGAATCAGAACTGACTACTGCTTTCAAATCGGTGATGTTCTACTCCTCAATTTATAATCATCGGTCACCTTCAGCTATCGGATTCAATTTGATTTCAAATCTCTGAGAAGTCCCGCGGGGTACGATGAACAATCATCTTTTCTCGATGGCAATCCGGATGCCCAGATACCTCCCGGGCCGGATTTCTCCTATACACTGCCACAGAGTTTAAATAGACCGATGTCTCCTGAAAACATAACCACTTGATCTATAGTAAAACTTTCCGGTTCATTACGACAGACCAAACTATTTCTATTCGCCCAATATATTCTCGGCTTCATGAACAACAATGGCGCCGTTGCTACCGTACGATATGGGCACGATTGTGGAGGTATCGGTTATCCACGCGGGACGAACGACAGTACCCACAGCCTACGTGGTTGACAGGCCAATTGCTGGGCATAATGTGCTTGACATGCCTTGCTACAGCTTCTTAATCGAGAACAGAAGGCTGAATAAAAAGGTTCTCTTTGACCTTGggataagaaaaaattgGAAGGAAAAGCTGCCGCCGTCTAGTGAGCAAGATCCCCATCT belongs to Aspergillus luchuensis IFO 4308 DNA, chromosome 3, nearly complete sequence and includes:
- a CDS encoding threonine ammonia-lyase (COG:E;~EggNog:ENOG410PUTJ;~InterPro:IPR036052,IPR000634,IPR001926;~PFAM:PF00291;~go_function: GO:0030170 - pyridoxal phosphate binding [Evidence IEA];~go_process: GO:0006520 - cellular amino acid metabolic process [Evidence IEA]), which encodes MASLGRPSNNPTSSSPNPIWTSSIMQISLQEIAANAIQARRRIRHHIYKTPLIPARRIGHDQDAKVLFKAENFQLTGSFKIRGALSKLSSPSAQGPLITASSGNHGIGASFAARVLAKNLTVVLPETVVQTKLENIKSFGVDVILHGAETGLAERHAQQLASSGSYTYISPYNDAEVIAGQGTIGLEILEQLDEIDNIFISMGGGGLLSGVGSVLKSFSPKTKIYGVSASNSKALAASLMAGHVVETDHFPTLAEAVAGGIDQNTITLPLANAVVDYVIECNEAEILRFVKALAAQENIIVEGSAALALAGFNKVAEKLTGQTSVILLCGGNVDHDYIPKVVCS
- a CDS encoding alpha/beta hydrolase (COG:S;~EggNog:ENOG410PSKI;~InterPro:IPR000073,IPR029058;~PFAM:PF12697;~antiSMASH:Cluster_3.6), which encodes MAVSTTIIFIPGAWHNPHCFAKVTQRLEADGYNTDVVHLPSVGPNKPHSDFLEDVLQIREQIESAVKAGQRVVVVMHSYGGLPGCEAIRGLDWASRQRQGQPGGVVHLFFCCSFIVPEGKSLISSFGGDDLPWFQVSDDGLLVTPATPRETFYNDMNEVDAKRAVEALKPHSYQTFHSNITFAAWKHVPSTYLYCLRDEAIPLSVQKTMVEEVAKGIQIQTHLVDASHSPFYTAPDHVAVAIKAATQ